A window of the Streptomyces sp. NBC_01351 genome harbors these coding sequences:
- a CDS encoding Yip1 family protein, translating to MAGFRIGRGRDNNRPPQQPPQQQPYGQQQPPYGRQPYPPAGPPPAAPQQQWPQQGAGGHGEPEYFDPYGQQPPQQPPYGHGAPGPGYTNDNPGHTQVFAVGEDPYGQGATYQAGAAAAAPSGPRLPWKELLRGIVTRPGQTFLQMRDYAVWGPALIVTFLYGLLAVFGLDDTREDVINATLSKAVPIVLFTGVAFVICGLLLGTVTHTLARQLGGDGAWQPTVGLSMLVMSLSDAPRLLFALFLGGDNMVVQVLGWATWVAAGALFTSLVSKSHDLPWPKALGASAIQLIALLSIIKLGTL from the coding sequence GTGGCTGGATTCAGGATCGGACGCGGCCGGGACAACAACCGCCCGCCCCAACAACCCCCGCAGCAGCAGCCGTACGGTCAGCAACAACCACCGTACGGCCGGCAGCCCTACCCTCCCGCCGGCCCTCCGCCCGCGGCCCCGCAGCAGCAGTGGCCGCAGCAGGGCGCCGGGGGGCACGGCGAGCCCGAGTACTTCGACCCGTACGGACAGCAGCCTCCGCAGCAGCCCCCGTACGGCCACGGAGCACCCGGCCCGGGCTACACGAACGACAACCCGGGGCACACCCAGGTCTTCGCCGTCGGCGAGGACCCGTACGGCCAGGGCGCGACCTACCAGGCAGGCGCGGCCGCGGCGGCGCCGTCCGGTCCGCGACTGCCCTGGAAGGAGCTGCTCCGCGGCATCGTGACCCGCCCGGGGCAGACGTTCCTCCAGATGCGCGACTACGCCGTCTGGGGCCCGGCGCTGATCGTGACCTTCCTCTACGGGCTCCTCGCGGTCTTCGGCCTCGACGACACCCGCGAGGACGTGATCAACGCGACCCTGTCGAAAGCCGTCCCGATCGTCCTGTTCACGGGTGTCGCCTTCGTCATCTGCGGCCTGCTCCTGGGCACGGTCACGCACACGCTGGCCCGCCAGCTGGGCGGCGACGGGGCCTGGCAGCCGACCGTGGGCCTGTCGATGCTGGTCATGTCACTGTCGGACGCCCCGCGCCTGCTCTTCGCGCTGTTCCTGGGCGGCGACAACATGGTGGTCCAGGTCCTGGGCTGGGCCACGTGGGTGGCGGCCGGCGCGCTCTTCACCTCGCTGGTCAGCAAGTCGCACGACCTGCCCTGGCCGAAGGCGCTGGGCGCGTCCGCGATCCAGCTGATCGCCCTGCTGTCGATCATCAAGCTGGGCACCCTGTAA